Proteins from one Hydrogenophaga sp. SL48 genomic window:
- the glcF gene encoding glycolate oxidase subunit GlcF yields the protein MQTQLAPEYKNTLDGQAAEAILRKCVHCGFCTATCPTYQLLGDELDGPRGRIYLMKQVLEGAEPTRKTQLHLDRCLTCRNCESTCPSGVDYGHLIDIGRKIVDEKVPRPAGETAVRWLLKEGLTSPAFGPAMKLGQLVRGLLPASLKNKVPAKQNAGTWPTRTHARKVLMLAGCVQPAMMPNINFATARVLDAAGIQTVIAPEAGCCGAVKFHLNDQDGGMAQMRANIDAWWPLLEQGVEAIVMNASGCGVTVREYGHILADDPTHAHKAARVSLLTRDLSELLPELVPVLKPLLTKQPDAKKVIGFHPPCTLQHGQQLRGGVEQHLSAMGFTVMVAKNEAHLCCGSAGTYSVLNPGLSYQLRDRKLGHLSELKPDVITSANIGCITHLQSGTATPVRHWVELLDEALS from the coding sequence ATGCAAACCCAGCTCGCCCCCGAATACAAGAACACCCTCGACGGCCAGGCCGCCGAGGCCATCCTGCGCAAGTGCGTGCACTGCGGTTTCTGCACCGCCACCTGCCCGACCTACCAGTTGCTCGGCGACGAACTGGACGGGCCGCGCGGCCGCATCTACCTCATGAAGCAGGTGCTCGAAGGGGCAGAGCCCACGCGCAAGACGCAGCTGCACCTGGACCGCTGCCTCACCTGCCGCAACTGCGAAAGCACCTGCCCCAGTGGCGTGGACTACGGCCATCTGATCGACATCGGCCGCAAGATCGTGGACGAAAAAGTGCCGCGCCCGGCGGGCGAAACGGCGGTGCGCTGGCTGCTGAAAGAGGGCCTGACCTCGCCGGCCTTCGGCCCCGCGATGAAGTTGGGCCAGCTGGTGCGCGGGCTGCTGCCGGCCTCGCTGAAAAACAAGGTGCCGGCGAAGCAAAACGCCGGCACCTGGCCCACGCGGACCCACGCGCGCAAGGTGCTGATGCTCGCGGGCTGTGTGCAGCCGGCGATGATGCCCAACATCAACTTCGCCACCGCGCGCGTGCTCGACGCCGCCGGCATCCAGACCGTGATCGCGCCCGAGGCCGGCTGTTGTGGTGCGGTGAAGTTCCACCTGAACGACCAGGACGGCGGCATGGCGCAGATGCGCGCCAACATCGACGCCTGGTGGCCGCTGCTGGAGCAGGGTGTGGAGGCGATCGTGATGAACGCGTCCGGCTGTGGGGTGACCGTGAGGGAGTACGGCCACATCCTGGCCGACGACCCGACCCACGCGCACAAGGCCGCACGGGTGAGCCTGCTGACCCGCGACCTGAGCGAGCTGCTGCCCGAACTGGTGCCGGTGCTGAAACCCCTGCTGACGAAGCAGCCCGATGCGAAAAAGGTCATCGGCTTTCACCCGCCCTGCACGTTGCAGCACGGCCAGCAGCTCAGGGGCGGCGTGGAGCAGCACCTGTCGGCCATGGGTTTCACGGTGATGGTGGCGAAGAACGAGGCGCACCTGTGTTGTGGCTCGGCCGGCACCTATTCGGTGCTCAACCCCGGGCTGTCGTACCAGCTGCGCGACCGCAAGCTCGGCCACCTGAGCGAGCTGAAACCCGACGTGATCACCAGCGCCAACATCGGCTGCATCACCCACCTGCAGAGCGGCACGGCCACGCCGGTGCGGCACTGGGTGGAGCTGCTGGATGAGGCGTTGAGCTGA
- a CDS encoding LrgB family protein, with amino-acid sequence MNEGLPLAGVAVGRLADVWVYLSASPLLGLTVTLLVYHGAFVTYRRSGFHPLANPVALSVIVLGVLLWATGTPYATYFEGAQFVHFLLGPATVALSVPLFEQLARLKRLWFPMAAALVVGTLAATVTAIGVGWALGASKATIASLAPKSVTAPVAMGIAEKIGGLPTLTAVLVVCTGILGAASARHLFDALRITDPTVRGFALGTAAHGIGTARAFLVSEEMGAFAGLAMGLTALFSAVALPVVAGWLLRWI; translated from the coding sequence ATGAACGAAGGCCTGCCCCTCGCTGGCGTGGCCGTTGGCCGCCTGGCCGATGTCTGGGTCTACCTCTCTGCGTCGCCGTTGCTCGGCCTCACGGTCACGCTGCTGGTCTACCACGGCGCGTTCGTGACCTACCGGCGCAGCGGCTTCCATCCGCTGGCCAATCCGGTGGCCCTGTCGGTGATCGTGCTCGGTGTGCTGCTCTGGGCCACGGGCACGCCCTACGCCACCTACTTCGAGGGCGCGCAGTTCGTGCACTTCCTGCTCGGGCCGGCCACGGTGGCGCTGTCGGTGCCGCTGTTCGAACAGCTCGCGCGGCTCAAACGCCTCTGGTTTCCCATGGCCGCCGCGCTGGTGGTGGGCACGCTGGCGGCCACCGTCACGGCCATCGGCGTGGGCTGGGCGCTCGGCGCGTCCAAGGCCACCATCGCTTCGCTCGCGCCCAAGTCGGTCACGGCGCCCGTGGCCATGGGCATTGCCGAAAAGATCGGTGGCCTGCCCACGCTCACCGCCGTGCTCGTGGTGTGCACCGGCATCCTCGGCGCGGCGAGCGCGCGCCACCTGTTTGACGCGCTTCGCATCACCGACCCGACGGTGCGCGGCTTCGCGCTCGGCACGGCCGCGCATGGCATCGGCACCGCGCGCGCGTTCCTGGTGAGCGAGGAAATGGGCGCCTTCGCCGGCCTCGCGATGGGGCTCACGGCGCTGTTCAGTGCGGTGGCGCTGCCCGTGGTGGCGGGTTGGTTGCTGCGCTGGATCTAG
- a CDS encoding EVE domain-containing protein, with amino-acid sequence MSRHWIAVASAEHALRGRDHTPVGFMQVCHGKSAPLKRLRAGDVVACYAPARTMGGKDRLQRFVSLGVVQAGEPYAVDMGGGFVPHRRDVRYVSAQPAPIAPLLDGLDFVEDRQRWGHKLRFGLFEVSSDDMRRIARAMRADLASPGLVQAERL; translated from the coding sequence ATGTCCCGCCACTGGATCGCGGTCGCCAGCGCCGAACACGCGCTGCGCGGGCGCGACCACACCCCCGTGGGCTTCATGCAGGTCTGCCACGGCAAAAGCGCGCCGCTCAAACGCCTGCGTGCCGGCGACGTGGTGGCCTGCTACGCACCCGCCCGGACCATGGGCGGCAAAGACCGGCTGCAGCGTTTCGTGAGCCTCGGTGTGGTGCAGGCGGGCGAGCCCTACGCGGTCGACATGGGCGGCGGCTTCGTGCCACACCGCCGTGATGTGCGCTACGTGAGCGCGCAGCCCGCGCCCATCGCGCCGCTGCTCGACGGACTCGACTTCGTCGAGGACCGGCAGCGCTGGGGCCACAAGCTCCGCTTCGGCCTGTTCGAGGTGTCTTCGGACGACATGCGCCGGATCGCGCGGGCCATGCGCGCGGATCTGGCGTCCCCGGGCCTGGTGCAGGCTGAGAGGCTGTGA
- a CDS encoding P-II family nitrogen regulator: MKMVSAIIKPFKLDEVREALSGMGVQGITVTEVKGFGRQKGHTELYRGAEYVVDFLPKVKIEAAVDDGLVDRVIEAIEGAARTGKIGDGKIFVTSLEQVVRIRTGETGKEAL; encoded by the coding sequence ATGAAAATGGTTTCCGCCATCATCAAGCCGTTCAAGCTGGACGAAGTGCGCGAAGCGCTGTCCGGCATGGGCGTGCAAGGCATCACCGTCACCGAAGTCAAAGGCTTCGGACGCCAGAAGGGCCACACCGAGCTGTACCGCGGCGCCGAGTACGTGGTCGATTTCCTGCCCAAGGTCAAGATCGAAGCCGCCGTGGACGACGGCCTCGTCGACCGCGTGATCGAAGCCATCGAAGGTGCCGCACGCACCGGCAAGATCGGCGACGGCAAGATTTTCGTCACCTCCCTCGAACAGGTGGTTCGCATCCGCACCGGTGAAACCGGCAAAGAAGCGCTCTGA
- a CDS encoding ammonium transporter, with amino-acid sequence MKKLLATLLLGMGLAFGGLNAVAQTAAPAADAPAAAAPAADAAPAAAPAADAPAAPAADAAAPAAAEAAPAEEVVKETVDKGDVTWMMISTVLVIMMVIPGLALFYGGLVRSKNMLSVLMQVMVVFSLISVLWAVYGYSVAFGGEGLIYGNFDKVFLKGVTVDSLSATFTKGVMIPEYIFIAFQCTFAGITCALIVGSFAERIKFGSVLLFCAIWFTFSYLPIAHMVWGGGGYLFDKGALDFAGGTVVHINAAMAGLVGAYVLGKRIGYGKESMAPHSLTLTMVGASLLWVGWFGFNAGSNLEANGGTTLAFINTLLATAAAVLAWCVGEALGKGKASMLGAASGAVAGLVAITPACGTVGPMGAIIIGLIAGFLCLWGVSGLKKMLGADDSLDVFGVHGVGGIVGALLTGVFSAGSLGGVKGDDYSIGGQLLIQAEGVLITMVWSAVVAYVAYKIVDLTLGLRVTEEQEREGLDISSHGETAYNR; translated from the coding sequence ATGAAAAAGCTACTCGCTACCTTGCTGCTGGGCATGGGCCTGGCCTTTGGCGGCCTGAACGCCGTCGCCCAGACCGCTGCCCCCGCCGCTGACGCCCCCGCGGCAGCGGCCCCGGCGGCCGATGCCGCCCCCGCAGCGGCACCCGCTGCTGACGCCCCGGCGGCGCCCGCTGCCGATGCAGCAGCCCCCGCTGCCGCTGAAGCCGCTCCGGCGGAAGAGGTCGTGAAGGAAACGGTCGACAAAGGTGATGTCACCTGGATGATGATCTCCACCGTCCTGGTCATCATGATGGTGATCCCTGGCCTGGCCCTGTTCTACGGCGGTCTGGTCCGCAGCAAGAACATGCTGTCGGTGCTGATGCAGGTGATGGTCGTCTTCTCGCTGATTTCCGTGCTGTGGGCCGTCTACGGGTACAGCGTGGCCTTCGGCGGTGAAGGGCTGATCTACGGCAACTTCGACAAGGTGTTCCTCAAAGGCGTGACGGTCGACTCGTTGTCGGCGACCTTCACCAAGGGCGTGATGATTCCCGAGTACATCTTCATCGCCTTCCAGTGCACCTTCGCGGGCATCACCTGCGCGCTGATCGTCGGCTCCTTCGCCGAGCGCATCAAGTTCGGTTCCGTGCTGCTGTTCTGCGCCATCTGGTTCACCTTCAGCTACCTGCCCATCGCTCACATGGTCTGGGGCGGCGGCGGTTACCTGTTCGACAAGGGTGCGCTGGACTTCGCTGGTGGCACCGTGGTGCACATCAACGCCGCCATGGCCGGTCTGGTCGGTGCCTATGTGCTGGGCAAGCGCATCGGCTACGGCAAGGAATCGATGGCGCCTCACAGCCTGACGCTGACCATGGTCGGTGCCTCGCTGCTGTGGGTGGGCTGGTTCGGTTTCAACGCCGGCTCCAACCTGGAAGCCAACGGCGGCACCACGCTCGCCTTCATCAACACCCTGTTGGCCACCGCCGCTGCCGTGCTGGCCTGGTGTGTGGGTGAAGCGCTGGGCAAGGGCAAGGCCTCGATGCTGGGCGCAGCTTCTGGCGCGGTGGCCGGCCTGGTGGCGATCACCCCGGCTTGCGGCACGGTGGGCCCCATGGGCGCCATCATCATCGGCCTGATCGCCGGCTTCCTCTGCCTGTGGGGCGTCTCTGGTCTCAAGAAGATGCTGGGTGCGGACGATTCGCTCGACGTGTTCGGCGTGCACGGTGTCGGCGGCATCGTCGGTGCCCTGCTGACCGGTGTGTTCTCCGCGGGCTCGCTGGGTGGCGTCAAGGGTGACGACTACTCCATCGGCGGCCAGCTGCTGATCCAGGCCGAAGGCGTGTTGATCACCATGGTGTGGTCTGCCGTCGTGGCCTACGTGGCCTACAAGATCGTCGACCTGACCCTGGGCCTGCGTGTGACCGAAGAGCAGGAACGCGAAGGTCTGGACATCAGCTCGCACGGCGAAACCGCCTACAACCGCTGA
- the glcE gene encoding glycolate oxidase subunit GlcE produces MAAMSSSPTDSPRQLIDQVHAATAARQPLRITGGDTKAFYGEPVTGEALSTRDWAGIVSHEPSELVVTVRAGTPLAELEATLAEQGQCLPFEPPRFGAASTIGGVVAAGLAGPARATAGGVRDYVLGLQFINGKGEWLTFGGQVMKNVAGYDVSRAMAGAMGTLGVITDISLKVLPVAPAEATLVFSLNQHDALEQLHRWGGQPLPINASCWVKDDTAPDAPELLFLRLRGAVAAVESACERLGREAGGARMDNAQAGPDWAACRDQRLPFFNAPAADRCLWRLSVPQTAPVLPLPYAQLIEWQGAQRWLWAPASAAAEIRSATAAVNGHATLFRASADGAPGVPRFDRQSAVIDTITQRLRAEFDPAGIFNPGRT; encoded by the coding sequence ATGGCGGCCATGAGCTCCAGCCCCACCGACTCCCCTCGCCAGCTGATCGACCAGGTGCACGCCGCGACGGCCGCGCGCCAACCGCTGCGCATCACCGGAGGTGACACCAAGGCCTTCTACGGCGAGCCCGTGACCGGTGAGGCACTCTCCACCCGCGACTGGGCGGGCATCGTCAGCCACGAGCCCAGCGAGCTGGTGGTCACCGTGCGCGCCGGCACGCCATTGGCCGAGCTGGAAGCGACCCTGGCCGAACAGGGCCAGTGCCTGCCGTTCGAACCCCCGCGCTTCGGCGCCGCGTCCACCATCGGCGGCGTGGTCGCGGCCGGGCTGGCCGGCCCCGCGCGGGCCACGGCGGGCGGTGTGCGCGACTACGTGCTCGGCCTGCAGTTCATCAACGGCAAGGGTGAGTGGCTCACCTTCGGCGGCCAGGTCATGAAGAACGTGGCGGGCTACGATGTGAGCCGGGCCATGGCCGGCGCCATGGGCACGCTCGGCGTCATCACCGACATCAGCCTCAAGGTGCTGCCGGTGGCACCGGCCGAAGCCACGCTGGTGTTCTCCCTGAACCAGCACGACGCGCTGGAGCAGCTGCACCGCTGGGGCGGCCAGCCGCTCCCGATCAATGCCTCGTGCTGGGTGAAAGACGACACCGCGCCCGATGCGCCCGAGCTGCTGTTCCTGCGCCTGCGCGGCGCGGTGGCGGCGGTGGAATCGGCCTGCGAACGCCTGGGCCGCGAAGCCGGCGGCGCCCGCATGGACAACGCCCAGGCCGGACCCGACTGGGCCGCCTGCCGCGACCAGCGCCTGCCGTTCTTCAATGCGCCGGCGGCGGACCGCTGCCTTTGGCGCCTCTCGGTGCCGCAGACCGCGCCGGTGTTGCCGCTGCCTTACGCGCAGCTCATCGAATGGCAGGGCGCGCAGCGCTGGCTCTGGGCGCCGGCCTCTGCCGCCGCCGAGATCCGCAGCGCCACCGCAGCAGTGAACGGCCACGCCACGCTGTTCCGCGCCAGCGCCGACGGTGCGCCCGGCGTGCCGCGCTTCGACCGCCAGTCCGCCGTGATCGACACCATCACCCAACGCCTGCGTGCCGAGTTCGACCCGGCAGGCATCTTCAACCCCGGCAGAACATGA
- a CDS encoding phosphatase PAP2 family protein, which translates to MPTPLRPAAPHTPVSHRLPWVWLGGLVLLTLAWDALGLDLPLMQQIGTPQGFALRADTLLEGVMHDGLRQSALGFYLALWGWALVPDARLPARWRERHPPRRERLTVVLLVATALAAVNLVKYHSLTSCPWDLTLFGGPARYVSHWSFGAVDGGSGRCFPGGHVSSAFALLPLCLPWLAPPAGCRGRDVATGQRWLGGILFMGAVAGATQTVRGAHFPSHTLWTLVLCGGVALTGWGLAQPWLRAVTERT; encoded by the coding sequence ATGCCCACCCCATTGCGCCCCGCTGCCCCGCACACGCCCGTGTCCCACCGCCTGCCCTGGGTCTGGCTGGGCGGACTCGTGCTGCTCACCCTGGCGTGGGACGCCCTGGGCCTGGACCTGCCGCTGATGCAGCAGATCGGCACCCCGCAGGGCTTTGCGCTGCGCGCCGACACCCTGCTCGAAGGGGTGATGCACGACGGGCTCCGCCAGTCGGCGCTGGGGTTCTACCTCGCCCTGTGGGGCTGGGCGCTGGTGCCCGACGCGCGGCTGCCGGCGCGCTGGCGGGAGCGGCACCCGCCCCGGCGCGAGCGCCTCACGGTCGTGCTGCTGGTCGCCACGGCACTGGCCGCCGTGAACCTGGTGAAGTACCACAGCCTCACCAGCTGCCCCTGGGACCTGACGCTCTTCGGGGGACCGGCCCGGTACGTGTCGCACTGGTCGTTCGGTGCGGTCGATGGCGGCAGCGGACGGTGTTTCCCGGGCGGGCACGTCTCCAGCGCTTTTGCCCTGTTGCCCCTGTGCCTGCCTTGGCTGGCCCCGCCGGCGGGCTGCCGTGGGCGCGACGTGGCGACGGGCCAGCGCTGGCTGGGCGGCATCCTGTTCATGGGGGCGGTGGCCGGCGCCACCCAGACGGTGCGGGGCGCCCACTTCCCCAGCCACACGCTCTGGACGCTGGTGCTCTGCGGCGGCGTCGCGCTGACGGGCTGGGGGCTGGCGCAGCCCTGGCTGCGCGCCGTGACCGAACGGACATAG
- a CDS encoding DUF3597 domain-containing protein has translation MGFFSNILEKLGMKEAAAAPVITPPPAAAPAPAAAPAPVAAAPAEPVVNSITMVDVVALLTEKAANHPEKLNWKTSIVDLLKLLGLDSSLAARKELAKELYCPDDKMADSAQMNMWLHKNVLAHIAANGGNIPEELL, from the coding sequence ATGGGTTTCTTCAGCAACATCCTGGAAAAGTTGGGTATGAAAGAGGCCGCTGCTGCGCCCGTCATCACACCACCCCCTGCGGCTGCACCGGCGCCCGCCGCAGCACCCGCCCCGGTGGCGGCCGCCCCGGCCGAGCCGGTGGTCAATTCCATCACCATGGTGGACGTGGTCGCCCTGCTGACGGAGAAGGCCGCCAACCACCCGGAGAAGCTCAACTGGAAGACCTCCATCGTCGACCTGCTCAAGCTGCTGGGCCTGGACAGCAGCCTCGCCGCGCGCAAGGAACTGGCCAAGGAGCTGTACTGCCCCGACGACAAGATGGCCGACTCCGCCCAGATGAACATGTGGCTGCACAAAAACGTGCTGGCCCACATCGCGGCCAACGGCGGCAACATCCCGGAAGAGCTGCTCTGA
- a CDS encoding DUF6151 family protein produces the protein MSPAVHPLRCRCGALRGHVALNGRSNRMLCYCQDCQAFARFLGPAHQVLDAQGGSDVIQLAPHRIQITQGASHLAVMRLSSKGMLRWYAACCRTPVGNTMTSRNMPFTGLLVQCLDSAPVEAAFGPVRGSANTDSAIGEPMPQAFGMAGSLLRILAMVAGSRLSGRYKDTPFFTASGAPVAEPTVLSTEARARLRPTPGLG, from the coding sequence ATGTCCCCTGCCGTCCATCCCCTGCGCTGCCGATGCGGCGCGCTGCGAGGCCACGTCGCATTGAACGGCCGCAGCAACCGCATGCTGTGTTACTGCCAGGACTGTCAGGCCTTTGCGCGGTTCCTGGGGCCGGCCCACCAGGTGCTCGACGCGCAGGGCGGTTCGGACGTGATTCAACTCGCGCCGCACCGCATCCAGATCACGCAGGGCGCGTCGCACCTGGCGGTGATGCGCCTGTCCAGCAAGGGCATGTTGCGCTGGTACGCCGCGTGTTGCCGCACCCCGGTGGGCAACACCATGACCAGCCGCAACATGCCTTTCACCGGCCTGCTGGTGCAGTGCCTCGACTCCGCGCCGGTGGAGGCCGCGTTCGGCCCGGTGCGAGGGAGCGCCAACACCGACAGCGCGATCGGCGAGCCCATGCCGCAGGCCTTCGGCATGGCCGGCTCGTTGCTGCGCATCCTGGCGATGGTGGCGGGCAGCCGCCTGTCGGGGCGCTACAAAGACACGCCGTTTTTCACCGCGTCCGGCGCGCCGGTGGCCGAGCCCACGGTGCTTTCGACCGAGGCGCGCGCGCGCCTGCGGCCCACGCCGGGCCTGGGCTGA
- a CDS encoding CidA/LrgA family protein, translating to MIPALATLLVFQLIGEALVRALAAPVPGPVVGMALLLLTLVMRPSLLGAIKPTAQTLLQHLSLLFVPAGVGVMLHLQRLGDEALAIGVALVASTLVGLASAALTMAWLMKRAAPPADHDPA from the coding sequence ATGATCCCCGCGCTCGCCACCCTGCTCGTGTTCCAGCTGATCGGCGAAGCGCTGGTGCGCGCGCTGGCCGCGCCGGTGCCGGGCCCGGTGGTGGGCATGGCCTTGCTGCTGCTGACGCTGGTGATGCGGCCTTCGCTGCTCGGCGCCATCAAGCCCACGGCGCAGACCCTGCTGCAACACCTCTCGCTGCTCTTCGTGCCCGCCGGCGTGGGCGTGATGCTGCACCTGCAGCGCCTGGGCGACGAGGCCCTGGCCATCGGCGTGGCGCTGGTGGCCAGCACGCTGGTGGGCCTGGCCAGCGCGGCGCTCACCATGGCGTGGCTGATGAAGCGCGCGGCGCCGCCCGCTGATCACGACCCGGCATGA
- a CDS encoding VOC family protein yields the protein MAHALNWFEIPVADMDRALGFYAALTGRSLRREAFGGPGEELGVFEVDGEDDVKGALLKNPRFQPSADGTLVYLNAGSSLDAWLARVPAAGGRVALPKVTLPEGMGCFAHIIDSEGNRVGLHALA from the coding sequence ATGGCACACGCCCTGAACTGGTTTGAAATTCCCGTTGCCGACATGGACCGGGCCCTTGGTTTTTATGCCGCGCTCACCGGCCGCTCGCTGCGCCGCGAAGCCTTTGGCGGGCCGGGCGAGGAGCTCGGTGTGTTTGAGGTCGATGGCGAAGACGATGTGAAAGGCGCCCTGCTCAAGAACCCACGCTTCCAGCCTTCGGCGGACGGTACGCTGGTCTACCTGAACGCCGGGTCCTCGCTCGACGCCTGGCTGGCGCGCGTCCCCGCCGCAGGTGGCCGCGTGGCCTTGCCCAAGGTGACCCTGCCCGAGGGCATGGGCTGCTTCGCCCACATCATCGACAGCGAAGGCAACCGCGTCGGTCTTCACGCGCTGGCCTGA
- a CDS encoding glutathione peroxidase: protein MPSIYDFTAQSIEGAPVALEQFRGHPLLIVNTASACGFTPQFGGLERLHQTYGARGLVVLGFPCNQFGGQDPGSDGEIATFCQRNFGVTFPMMSKIDVNGADAHPLYQWLAAEAPGLLGSKAIKWNFTKFLVGKDGTVLKRYAPQDAPEKLAKDIEAALKA, encoded by the coding sequence ATGCCCAGCATCTACGACTTCACCGCCCAGTCCATCGAAGGCGCCCCCGTCGCCCTGGAGCAGTTCCGGGGCCACCCGTTGCTGATCGTCAACACGGCGAGCGCCTGTGGGTTCACGCCGCAGTTCGGCGGTCTGGAGCGGCTGCACCAGACCTACGGCGCGCGCGGGTTGGTGGTGCTGGGTTTCCCGTGCAACCAGTTTGGCGGCCAGGACCCGGGCAGCGACGGTGAGATTGCCACGTTCTGCCAGCGCAATTTCGGCGTGACCTTTCCGATGATGAGCAAGATCGACGTCAACGGTGCCGACGCCCACCCGCTCTACCAGTGGCTCGCGGCCGAGGCGCCGGGCCTGCTCGGCAGCAAGGCCATCAAGTGGAACTTCACCAAGTTCCTGGTCGGGAAAGATGGCACGGTGCTCAAGCGCTATGCCCCACAGGACGCCCCCGAGAAGCTGGCCAAGGACATCGAGGCGGCTCTGAAGGCGTGA
- a CDS encoding helix-turn-helix transcriptional regulator codes for MRRADRLFALVQLIRGRRLSTAAWLAQRLEVSPRTVYRDVADLQAQGVPIEGEAGVGYRLGKGFDLPPLMFTADEARALAVATRIAQQWLDPALARAAGDAMSRVLSVLPAAMRTEVDRMPMLVPPVGLPPGVGGLLQRLREASQRRTVLEIEYRDASEQRSTRTVRPLGCFFWGKVWTLAAWCERRQDFRSFRVDRIEALKALDLRFVDEPGKTLADLLRQVEADC; via the coding sequence ATGCGCCGCGCCGACCGGCTCTTTGCCCTGGTGCAGCTGATCCGCGGCCGGCGCCTGTCCACGGCGGCCTGGCTCGCCCAGCGGCTGGAGGTCTCGCCGCGCACCGTGTACCGCGACGTGGCCGACCTGCAGGCGCAGGGTGTGCCCATCGAGGGCGAGGCCGGCGTGGGCTACCGGCTGGGCAAGGGATTCGACCTGCCGCCGCTCATGTTCACCGCCGACGAAGCGCGCGCGCTCGCGGTGGCCACGCGCATCGCGCAGCAATGGCTGGACCCGGCGCTGGCGCGGGCCGCGGGTGACGCCATGTCGCGCGTGCTGTCGGTGCTGCCCGCCGCCATGCGCACCGAGGTGGACCGCATGCCCATGCTCGTGCCGCCCGTGGGGCTGCCGCCGGGGGTGGGCGGTTTGCTGCAGCGGCTGCGCGAGGCCTCCCAGCGCCGCACGGTGCTGGAGATCGAATACCGCGACGCCAGCGAACAGCGCAGCACCCGCACGGTGCGGCCGCTGGGCTGCTTTTTCTGGGGCAAGGTCTGGACGCTGGCGGCCTGGTGCGAGCGCCGGCAGGACTTCCGCAGCTTCCGCGTGGACCGCATCGAGGCGCTGAAGGCGCTGGACCTGCGCTTTGTCGACGAACCCGGCAAGACGCTCGCCGACCTGCTGCGGCAGGTCGAAGCGGATTGCTGA